A stretch of the Flavobacterium sp. 5 genome encodes the following:
- a CDS encoding DUF3050 domain-containing protein, whose protein sequence is MNIATININIQTQKQQLLNHSLYKKINTIDDLHCFLENHVYAVWDFMSLLKALQSKLTCTTTPWFATPYPETRYLINEIVLAEESDLNIDGRRLSHFEMYLEAMQDCAAKTTHIEQFLREVDSLQNIFVAIKKSNLHPNIKAFLDFTFKVIEEGKPHEIAAAFTFGREDLIPNMFTEILKQFQSKFPAYKLNKLLYYFERHIELDADEHGPMAMTMINELCGDDQKKWSEVQNISILALEKRIALWDAIEEQIILKPEMV, encoded by the coding sequence ATGAATATCGCAACAATCAACATTAACATACAAACTCAAAAACAACAATTATTAAATCATTCATTATACAAAAAAATCAATACCATTGATGATTTACATTGCTTTTTAGAAAATCACGTATATGCTGTTTGGGATTTTATGTCACTATTAAAAGCATTGCAAAGCAAACTAACATGCACAACAACACCTTGGTTTGCCACCCCATATCCTGAAACACGATACTTAATCAATGAAATTGTATTAGCAGAAGAAAGCGATCTAAACATTGATGGCAGACGTTTGAGCCATTTTGAAATGTACCTGGAAGCAATGCAAGATTGTGCGGCAAAAACAACTCATATTGAACAATTTTTAAGAGAGGTTGATTCACTTCAGAATATATTTGTAGCTATTAAAAAAAGTAATTTACATCCAAATATCAAAGCCTTTCTCGATTTTACATTTAAAGTTATTGAAGAAGGAAAGCCTCATGAAATAGCAGCGGCATTTACTTTTGGTCGAGAAGATCTGATTCCAAATATGTTTACTGAAATTTTGAAACAATTTCAATCCAAATTTCCAGCGTATAAATTAAACAAACTTCTTTATTATTTTGAAAGACATATTGAATTAGATGCAGATGAACATGGTCCAATGGCAATGACTATGATAAATGAACTTTGCGGAGATGACCAAAAAAAATGGTCAGAAGTACAAAACATCTCCATCTTAGCTTTAGAAAAAAGAATAGCGCTTTGGGATGCTATCGAAGAACAAATTATTCTAAAACCTGAAATGGTTTAG
- a CDS encoding acyl-CoA dehydrogenase family protein, which translates to MRPDLFQAPDYYNLDDLLSEEHKLVRDSARAWVKREVSPIIEEYAQRAEFPKQIIKGLGEIGGFGPYIPVEYGGAGLDQISYGLIMQEIERGDSGVRSTSSVQSSLVMYPIWKYGNEEQRVKYLPKLATGGLMGCFGLTEPNYGSDPGSMITNFKDMGDHYLLNGAKMWISNAPFADIAVVWAKNEEGRIHGLIVERGLEGFTTPETHNKWSLRASSTGELIFDNVKVPKENLLPNKSGLGAPLGCLDSARYGIAWGAIGAAMDCYDTALRYAKERIQFDKPIAGTQLQQKKLAEMITEITKAQLLTWRLGVLRNEGRATTSQISMAKRNNVDMALHIAREARQMLGGMGITGEYSIMRHMMNLESVITYEGTHDIHLLITGMDVTGIPAFK; encoded by the coding sequence ATGAGACCCGATTTATTTCAAGCCCCAGATTATTACAATCTAGATGATTTATTAAGTGAGGAACACAAACTAGTTCGTGATTCTGCTCGAGCTTGGGTAAAACGTGAAGTTTCACCTATTATAGAAGAATATGCACAAAGAGCAGAATTCCCTAAACAAATCATAAAAGGTTTGGGAGAAATAGGTGGCTTTGGCCCTTATATTCCAGTCGAGTATGGAGGTGCTGGTTTAGATCAGATTTCTTACGGTTTAATCATGCAAGAAATAGAGCGTGGGGACTCTGGTGTTCGTTCTACATCATCAGTTCAATCTTCATTAGTAATGTATCCAATTTGGAAATATGGTAACGAAGAACAAAGAGTAAAATATTTGCCAAAATTAGCCACAGGAGGATTAATGGGTTGTTTTGGACTAACAGAACCTAACTACGGGTCAGATCCTGGAAGTATGATTACCAACTTTAAAGACATGGGAGACCATTATCTTTTGAATGGTGCCAAAATGTGGATATCCAATGCTCCTTTTGCAGATATTGCAGTAGTTTGGGCTAAAAATGAGGAAGGAAGAATACACGGATTAATTGTAGAACGTGGCCTGGAAGGTTTCACAACTCCAGAAACCCATAATAAATGGTCCCTTCGAGCATCATCGACTGGGGAATTGATTTTTGATAATGTTAAAGTCCCTAAAGAAAATTTATTACCAAATAAATCTGGATTAGGTGCGCCTCTTGGTTGCTTAGATTCGGCTCGATACGGAATTGCCTGGGGAGCAATCGGTGCCGCAATGGACTGCTATGATACAGCTTTGCGATATGCTAAAGAAAGAATACAATTTGACAAACCGATTGCAGGCACACAGTTGCAACAAAAGAAATTGGCAGAAATGATCACTGAAATAACCAAAGCACAATTATTAACATGGAGACTTGGTGTCTTACGAAATGAAGGCAGAGCAACAACATCTCAAATTTCTATGGCTAAAAGAAATAATGTAGATATGGCTCTCCATATTGCACGTGAAGCCAGACAAATGCTTGGTGGAATGGGAATAACTGGCGAATATTCAATCATGCGTCACATGATGAATTTGGAATCTGTAATTACTTATGAAGGAACTCACGATATCCATTTATTAATAACGGGAATGGACGTAACCGGAATTCCAGCTTTTAAATAA
- a CDS encoding carbohydrate porin, which translates to MKHVFTLTFFFLFSLNLLAQSPTISNKNFSIGSYGRAGIAYALGASNSDFPQSLNLNGMGSIGGRFEENDYFELVTALHFNPAIAGEEKTKINVQARFSFYTTQGQLIGNVSNKSIGGITTALPELYAEANNIMGSDWSIWMGARLFRGDDIHIIDHYYFDDHSGQGVGIKYKNTQFSEIFTGSIDTTSTLPPNFYLNIVNGTPTLGLRNRYVSIIEHTITTNNGYVKLLGEYQRLPSGTAQGADTFYNYPADNGYVVGAKYFKNINSKLPGSFNAVSARYGTGIANGGDGGSSRTYVTYGAPNLETNSFKKAYSLAITETFLLNLSKNYSLNGYAIYTKSRGASDSLNKAPDYLNKQLLFNRKQDIAFGARGTWYIKDWFHLLHELDLTWRKDGTQDFGQMTKFTIAPTFVPTAVRDVWARPHFRLVYSVAHYNKFATDNLYSPYLAQSGSKSWGQYLGAKVEWWIW; encoded by the coding sequence ATGAAACACGTATTTACCCTCACCTTCTTTTTTCTGTTTTCATTAAATTTATTAGCCCAGTCTCCAACAATATCTAACAAAAATTTTTCTATTGGTAGCTATGGCCGAGCAGGAATAGCTTATGCCTTAGGAGCTTCAAACAGTGATTTCCCACAATCACTAAATTTAAATGGAATGGGGTCCATTGGAGGTCGTTTTGAAGAAAATGACTATTTTGAATTAGTTACTGCCTTACACTTCAATCCAGCTATTGCGGGTGAAGAAAAAACTAAAATCAATGTACAGGCTCGCTTTTCCTTTTATACCACTCAAGGCCAATTAATAGGTAACGTTTCTAATAAGTCAATAGGCGGAATCACAACCGCTCTACCTGAACTATATGCCGAAGCTAACAATATAATGGGTAGTGATTGGAGTATATGGATGGGAGCAAGACTATTTCGTGGCGATGACATTCATATTATTGATCATTATTATTTTGATGATCATTCAGGGCAAGGAGTTGGTATAAAATACAAAAACACACAATTTTCAGAAATTTTTACTGGTTCAATTGACACAACATCAACATTACCACCAAACTTTTACCTCAATATCGTAAATGGCACTCCTACTTTAGGGTTACGTAATAGATACGTTTCTATCATAGAACACACAATAACAACCAACAATGGATACGTGAAATTACTTGGTGAATATCAGCGTCTACCCTCAGGCACGGCTCAAGGCGCAGATACTTTTTATAATTATCCTGCTGATAACGGATATGTTGTTGGAGCAAAATATTTTAAAAACATCAATTCTAAACTTCCTGGATCTTTTAATGCCGTGAGTGCTCGTTATGGTACTGGTATTGCCAATGGAGGAGATGGCGGTAGCAGCCGAACCTACGTCACATATGGAGCACCTAATCTAGAAACCAACAGTTTTAAGAAAGCTTATTCTTTGGCTATAACAGAAACTTTTTTACTTAATCTCAGCAAAAATTATTCACTAAATGGTTATGCAATTTACACTAAAAGCAGAGGAGCTAGTGACAGCCTAAATAAAGCTCCAGATTACCTAAACAAACAATTGTTATTTAACCGAAAACAAGATATTGCATTTGGAGCTAGAGGAACGTGGTATATCAAAGACTGGTTTCATTTACTGCATGAATTAGATTTAACCTGGAGAAAAGATGGCACACAAGACTTTGGTCAGATGACAAAATTTACTATTGCACCTACATTTGTACCAACTGCCGTTCGAGATGTTTGGGCTAGACCTCACTTTAGATTAGTATATAGTGTTGCTCATTACAATAAATTTGCAACAGACAACCTCTATTCTCCCTATCTCGCACAAAGTGGCAGCAAAAGCTGGGGACAATATTTAGGAGCAAAAGTAGAATGGTGGATATGGTAA
- a CDS encoding tRNA1(Val) (adenine(37)-N6)-methyltransferase: protein MSKFQFKQFSIEQDRCAMKIGTDGVLLGAWTPINNQTFSILDIGTGTGIIALMLAQRSSAEQIDALEIEENAFEQATDNFENSPWNDRLFCFHAGLDEFVEDPEDEYDLIISNPPFYSEDYKSNDDQRDLARFQDSMPFGQLIEAADLLLSENGIFSVIIPFKEEENFIAIAKEYELYPIKITRVKGTPTTEIKRSLLAFNRKENHHFHIDELTIETERHIYTPEYIELTKDFYLKM, encoded by the coding sequence ATGTCAAAATTCCAATTCAAACAATTCTCAATAGAGCAAGATCGATGTGCAATGAAAATTGGAACCGATGGCGTTTTATTAGGAGCATGGACTCCAATTAACAATCAAACATTTAGCATTTTAGACATTGGGACCGGAACCGGAATCATTGCACTAATGTTAGCACAAAGAAGTTCAGCCGAACAAATTGATGCCTTAGAAATTGAAGAAAATGCCTTCGAACAAGCTACCGATAATTTTGAAAATTCCCCTTGGAACGATCGCTTATTTTGTTTCCATGCTGGTTTAGATGAATTTGTAGAAGATCCAGAAGACGAATATGATTTAATCATTTCCAATCCTCCGTTTTATAGTGAAGATTACAAATCAAATGACGATCAACGCGATTTAGCACGTTTTCAAGATTCTATGCCTTTTGGACAATTGATTGAAGCTGCAGATTTATTACTTTCTGAAAACGGAATTTTCTCCGTTATTATCCCTTTTAAAGAAGAAGAAAATTTTATAGCTATTGCTAAAGAATACGAATTATATCCTATAAAAATCACCAGAGTTAAAGGGACACCAACAACCGAAATTAAACGTTCTCTCTTAGCTTTTAATCGAAAAGAAAATCATCACTTCCATATTGATGAATTGACTATCGAAACAGAACGACATATTTACACTCCTGAATATATTGAACTGACAAAAGATTTTTATTTGAAGATGTAA
- the rimM gene encoding ribosome maturation factor RimM (Essential for efficient processing of 16S rRNA): MRKEDCFYLGKIAKKFSFKGEVLAYLDTDEPELYQNLESVFVECNKHLVPFFIENSSLHKNDFLRIRFEDINTEEDADALLGNDLYLPLKMLPKLTGNKFYFHEVIGFEVEDKRLGYVGEIQSINDTTAQPLFEVLKGDAEILIPMIDHFLVKIDRENKKVIMDLPEGLIEMYL; this comes from the coding sequence ATGCGTAAAGAAGATTGTTTCTATTTAGGTAAAATTGCCAAAAAATTTAGTTTCAAAGGGGAAGTCTTAGCTTATTTAGACACAGACGAACCTGAGTTATATCAAAACTTGGAATCAGTGTTTGTTGAATGCAACAAACACTTGGTTCCTTTTTTTATTGAAAACAGTTCTCTTCACAAAAACGATTTTCTTCGAATTCGTTTTGAAGATATAAATACAGAAGAAGATGCAGATGCTCTTTTAGGCAACGACCTTTATCTACCTTTAAAAATGTTACCTAAACTTACAGGGAACAAATTCTACTTTCACGAAGTAATTGGTTTTGAAGTAGAAGACAAACGTCTTGGTTATGTTGGAGAAATCCAATCTATCAACGACACCACCGCACAGCCTCTTTTTGAAGTTCTCAAAGGAGATGCCGAAATACTAATTCCTATGATTGATCATTTCTTAGTTAAAATTGACAGAGAAAATAAAAAAGTCATTATGGATTTACCTGAAGGCTTAATTGAAATGTACCTTTAA
- a CDS encoding 30S ribosomal protein S16: MSVKIRLQRHGKKQKPFYWVVAADARSKRDGKYLEKIGTYNPNTNPATIELNLDSAVKWLHNGAQPTDTAKAILSYKGALLKHHLDGGIRKGALTQEQADAKLAAWLEAKAGKVDAKKDGLSKVQADAKAKAFKAEQAVNAKRLADAAQAEADAIAAATPAVEEEVVAEAEETPAAEENNETTEA; the protein is encoded by the coding sequence ATGTCAGTAAAAATTAGATTACAAAGACACGGTAAAAAACAAAAACCTTTTTACTGGGTTGTAGCTGCAGATGCACGCTCAAAAAGAGATGGTAAATACCTAGAAAAAATTGGTACTTACAATCCAAACACAAACCCTGCAACTATCGAATTAAACTTGGATAGCGCAGTAAAATGGTTGCACAATGGTGCTCAACCTACTGATACAGCAAAAGCTATTCTTTCTTACAAAGGAGCTTTATTGAAACACCACCTTGATGGAGGTATTCGTAAAGGTGCTTTAACTCAAGAACAAGCTGATGCAAAATTAGCTGCTTGGTTAGAAGCTAAAGCTGGAAAAGTTGATGCTAAAAAAGATGGTTTGTCTAAAGTACAAGCTGATGCTAAAGCTAAAGCTTTTAAAGCAGAACAAGCTGTAAACGCAAAACGTTTAGCTGATGCTGCTCAAGCAGAAGCTGATGCAATTGCTGCTGCAACTCCTGCTGTTGAAGAAGAAGTTGTTGCTGAAGCTGAGGAAACTCCTGCTGCAGAAGAAAATAACGAAACAACTGAAGCATAA
- a CDS encoding DUF6252 family protein, giving the protein MRSFFLVIVLFFVLTSCEDQVKFNNPAFQGLKDNVLWRSTLFSAVQAPDGSLEIKAYQNRDILYLNTVSTAVKTYKLGIDDINSAKLEEIQGDIATFFSTGENKGDGQIIITEFDAVNHTISGEFKFNAEGIPILPLSEPNVSFTKGIFYKVPVTIATK; this is encoded by the coding sequence ATGCGTAGTTTTTTTTTAGTTATAGTTCTGTTTTTTGTTTTGACTTCTTGTGAGGATCAGGTAAAGTTTAATAATCCTGCGTTTCAAGGATTAAAAGATAATGTACTTTGGAGATCTACTTTGTTTAGTGCAGTTCAAGCTCCCGATGGTTCGTTGGAGATAAAAGCTTATCAAAACAGGGACATTTTATATTTGAACACCGTAAGCACAGCAGTTAAAACTTATAAGTTAGGGATTGACGATATTAATAGTGCTAAATTAGAAGAAATACAAGGAGATATTGCTACTTTTTTTTCAACTGGGGAAAATAAAGGAGATGGTCAAATTATAATTACAGAATTTGATGCTGTAAATCATACTATTAGTGGCGAGTTTAAGTTTAACGCCGAAGGGATACCAATACTTCCTTTATCAGAACCTAATGTGAGTTTTACAAAAGGAATTTTTTACAAAGTACCAGTCACTATTGCTACAAAATAG
- a CDS encoding RNA-binding protein translates to MNIFVGSLPFSIEEADLRESFEAYGAVDSVKIITDKFTGRSKGFGFVEMTNDDEAQKAIDELNGATVQGRAIVVNKSEPKPEGERRSFNNNRGGDSRGGYGGNSRGGDNRGGGDRGGRY, encoded by the coding sequence ATGAATATTTTTGTTGGAAGCCTTCCATTCAGTATTGAGGAAGCAGATTTAAGAGAGTCTTTCGAGGCTTACGGAGCAGTTGATTCAGTTAAAATTATCACAGATAAATTTACAGGAAGAAGTAAAGGATTCGGTTTTGTTGAAATGACAAATGATGATGAAGCTCAAAAAGCAATTGACGAATTGAACGGAGCTACTGTTCAAGGACGTGCAATCGTTGTAAACAAATCTGAACCAAAACCAGAAGGCGAAAGAAGAAGTTTTAACAACAACCGTGGAGGTGATTCTCGTGGTGGTTATGGTGGAAACAGCCGTGGTGGAGATAACCGTGGTGGTGGAGACAGAGGAGGAAGATATTAA
- the leuB gene encoding 3-isopropylmalate dehydrogenase yields MKFNIALLAGDGIGPEVVNEAVKVSNAIAKKFNHEINWTPALTGACAIDAVGVPYPDDTHDICMAADAVLFGAIGHPKYDNDPSAPVRPEQGLLLMRKKLGLFANVRPTFTFPSLIDNSPLKRERIEGTDLVFLRELTGGIYFGEKGRKDGGETAFDNCVYTRAEVQRLAKKGFELAMTRSKKLCCVDKANVLETSRLWRETVQAMEKDYPEVTVSYEFVDAVAMRLVQWPNSYDVLITENLFGDILTDEASVISGSMGLMPSASVGEHTSLYEPIHGSYPQATGLNIANPLATVLSAAMMFEDAFGLKEEAEAIRAVVNKSLEQGIVTEDLASKGAKAYKTSEVGDWLVANL; encoded by the coding sequence ATGAAATTCAATATTGCCCTTTTAGCCGGAGACGGAATCGGACCAGAAGTAGTTAACGAAGCAGTAAAAGTTTCGAATGCCATTGCTAAAAAATTCAATCATGAAATCAATTGGACACCTGCACTTACTGGAGCTTGTGCGATTGATGCTGTTGGAGTACCTTACCCTGATGATACTCATGACATTTGTATGGCTGCTGATGCTGTTCTTTTTGGAGCTATCGGACACCCAAAATATGATAACGATCCAAGTGCACCAGTTAGACCAGAACAAGGTTTATTGCTAATGCGTAAAAAATTAGGTTTGTTCGCTAACGTACGTCCAACTTTTACTTTTCCTTCTTTGATTGATAATTCTCCATTAAAGAGAGAAAGAATCGAAGGAACAGATTTAGTTTTCTTAAGAGAATTAACGGGTGGAATTTACTTTGGTGAAAAAGGAAGAAAAGACGGTGGAGAAACTGCTTTCGACAACTGTGTTTACACTAGAGCTGAAGTACAGCGTTTAGCAAAAAAAGGTTTTGAATTAGCAATGACACGTTCTAAAAAATTATGTTGTGTAGACAAAGCAAACGTTTTGGAAACTTCACGCTTATGGAGAGAAACTGTACAGGCTATGGAAAAAGATTATCCAGAAGTTACTGTTTCTTACGAATTTGTTGATGCAGTTGCTATGCGTTTGGTACAATGGCCAAACTCTTATGACGTATTGATTACTGAAAATTTATTTGGAGATATTTTAACAGATGAAGCGTCTGTAATTTCAGGTTCTATGGGATTAATGCCATCTGCATCTGTTGGAGAGCACACTTCATTGTATGAACCAATTCACGGTTCTTACCCACAAGCTACAGGATTAAATATTGCTAATCCATTGGCAACTGTTTTATCTGCAGCTATGATGTTTGAAGATGCTTTTGGATTAAAAGAAGAAGCTGAAGCAATCAGAGCCGTTGTAAACAAATCATTAGAACAAGGAATTGTTACCGAAGATTTAGCTTCAAAAGGTGCTAAAGCATACAAAACTAGCGAAGTTGGTGACTGGTTGGTTGCTAATTTGTAA
- a CDS encoding alpha-isopropylmalate synthase regulatory domain-containing protein gives MEKRKIEIMDTTLRDGEQTSGVSFSAAEKLTIAQLLLEELHIDRIEIASARVSEGEFQGVKGIMSWASTKGYTNRIEVLSFVDGGVSIEWMKKAGAKVQNLLTKGSLNHLTHQLKKTPEQHFSEIAQSIALANENGIATNVYLEDWSNGMRNSPEYVFQYLDFLVTQPVKRILLPDTLGVLIPSDTFEFISKITTKYPTIHFDFHAHNDYDLSVANVMEAIKAGISGLHVTVNGMGERAGNAPLESTVAVINDFMPEVEINIKESSLYSVSKLVETFTGYRIPANKPIVGDNVFTQTAGIHADGDNKNNLYFNDLLPERFGRKRKYALGKTSGKANIEKNLQELGLKLNPEDLKLVTQRIIELGDKKETVTKEDLPYIISDVLDSQTYEEKITVESYLLSHAKGLRPSTTLCLKIDGEIFEENAQGDGQFDAFMNALSKIYKGRKMTLPKLIDYAVRIPPGSSSDALCETIITWTNNGKEFKTRGLDSDQTVAAIIATQKMLNVVSI, from the coding sequence ATGGAAAAAAGAAAAATTGAAATAATGGATACGACACTTCGAGATGGTGAACAAACCTCGGGAGTATCCTTTTCGGCAGCAGAAAAATTAACCATTGCGCAATTATTGCTTGAAGAATTACATATTGATCGTATTGAAATTGCATCAGCTCGTGTGAGTGAGGGTGAATTTCAAGGAGTAAAAGGGATTATGTCCTGGGCATCAACAAAAGGCTATACCAATCGAATCGAAGTCCTATCTTTTGTAGACGGAGGCGTTTCTATCGAATGGATGAAAAAAGCAGGAGCTAAAGTTCAAAATTTATTGACCAAAGGTTCTTTAAATCACTTGACACATCAATTAAAAAAAACACCAGAACAGCATTTTTCCGAAATCGCCCAATCTATTGCTTTAGCAAATGAAAACGGAATTGCTACCAATGTTTACTTAGAAGATTGGAGTAATGGAATGCGTAATTCACCTGAATACGTTTTTCAATATTTGGATTTTTTAGTAACTCAACCTGTTAAAAGAATATTATTACCTGATACTTTGGGTGTATTGATACCTTCTGATACTTTTGAATTTATTTCTAAAATCACAACAAAATATCCAACTATTCATTTTGATTTCCATGCACACAATGACTATGATTTGAGTGTTGCCAATGTGATGGAAGCAATAAAAGCGGGCATTAGCGGATTACACGTTACGGTAAACGGAATGGGAGAGCGCGCTGGAAATGCACCTCTTGAAAGTACAGTTGCAGTAATCAATGATTTTATGCCAGAGGTAGAAATCAACATCAAAGAATCATCTTTATACTCGGTAAGCAAACTAGTTGAAACTTTTACTGGTTACAGAATCCCCGCCAATAAACCAATTGTAGGAGACAATGTTTTTACACAAACTGCAGGAATCCATGCTGACGGTGACAACAAAAACAATTTGTATTTTAATGATTTGCTTCCAGAACGTTTTGGAAGAAAACGAAAATATGCTTTAGGAAAAACTTCCGGTAAAGCTAATATCGAAAAAAATCTTCAAGAATTAGGATTAAAACTAAACCCTGAAGATTTAAAATTAGTTACTCAAAGAATCATTGAGCTGGGCGACAAAAAAGAAACAGTTACCAAAGAAGATTTGCCATACATCATTTCGGATGTTTTGGACAGTCAGACTTATGAAGAAAAAATTACAGTGGAATCGTATTTATTATCTCATGCTAAAGGATTACGCCCTTCTACGACTCTTTGTTTAAAAATTGACGGTGAAATTTTTGAAGAAAATGCTCAAGGAGACGGTCAATTTGACGCTTTTATGAATGCACTTTCTAAAATATATAAAGGCAGAAAAATGACTTTGCCAAAATTGATTGATTATGCAGTTCGTATACCTCCTGGCAGCAGCTCGGATGCATTATGCGAAACCATTATCACCTGGACAAACAATGGAAAAGAATTTAAAACAAGAGGATTAGATTCAGACCAAACAGTAGCTGCAATTATTGCAACACAAAAAATGCTGAATGTAGTGTCTATTTAA
- a CDS encoding methyltransferase domain-containing protein has protein sequence MKANKHIQRDGQEATKIYDDRSLANDYRHLSSILRPGMKVLDIGCATGFISKDIAKLVGENGKVTAIDNTESLILSGKESHQNVPNLELIHTDLFDFNPEEKFDLVISARVLQWLSNPKEALVKMKSLLKPNGQISILDYDHTNLNWNPLPPESMQEFYKTFLKWRQEAGMNNKIAEDLPSLLEEIGFHSIEKINSDEFYNEEKEDYKSKIGIWSKVAGSLQMVEEGYLENDLRLKAIEEYNQWIETEAISMTMKLNEVRGRI, from the coding sequence ATGAAAGCAAACAAACACATTCAAAGAGACGGACAAGAAGCAACTAAAATATATGATGATAGAAGTTTAGCAAATGACTACAGACATTTGTCTTCTATTTTAAGACCTGGAATGAAAGTTCTAGATATTGGATGTGCTACTGGTTTTATTTCAAAAGATATTGCAAAATTAGTCGGTGAAAATGGAAAAGTTACGGCAATTGATAATACCGAAAGTTTAATTCTGAGCGGAAAAGAATCACATCAAAACGTACCTAATTTAGAGTTAATCCATACTGATTTATTTGACTTTAACCCAGAAGAAAAATTTGATTTAGTTATTTCGGCTAGAGTTTTACAATGGTTGAGCAATCCAAAAGAGGCTTTAGTAAAAATGAAATCGCTGCTGAAACCAAACGGTCAAATTTCGATTTTGGACTACGATCACACCAATTTAAACTGGAATCCATTGCCTCCTGAAAGCATGCAAGAGTTTTACAAAACATTCTTAAAATGGAGACAAGAAGCAGGAATGAACAATAAAATTGCAGAAGATTTACCAAGTTTATTAGAGGAAATAGGTTTTCATTCTATTGAAAAAATCAATTCTGATGAATTTTATAATGAAGAAAAAGAAGATTATAAATCGAAAATAGGTATTTGGTCTAAAGTAGCTGGTTCGCTTCAAATGGTGGAAGAAGGCTATTTAGAAAATGATTTGCGATTGAAAGCCATTGAAGAATACAACCAATGGATAGAAACCGAAGCAATTTCTATGACTATGAAATTAAATGAAGTACGAGGCAGAATATAA
- a CDS encoding antibiotic biosynthesis monooxygenase, which produces MVLEMAILQVIKGEKVHFEKDFAIASQFIQSIPGYASHSLRKCIEEENKYLLLVNWEKLENHTVGFRESEAYLEWKKLLHHYYNPFPVVEHYEMVFENKK; this is translated from the coding sequence ATGGTTTTAGAAATGGCTATTCTACAGGTAATAAAAGGAGAAAAAGTTCATTTTGAAAAAGATTTTGCAATCGCCAGTCAATTTATACAATCCATTCCAGGTTATGCAAGTCATAGTTTGAGAAAATGTATAGAGGAAGAAAACAAATATTTATTATTAGTTAACTGGGAAAAACTAGAAAATCATACTGTAGGATTTAGAGAATCTGAAGCCTATTTAGAATGGAAAAAATTGTTACATCATTATTATAATCCGTTTCCAGTTGTAGAACATTATGAAATGGTTTTTGAAAATAAAAAATAA
- the leuD gene encoding 3-isopropylmalate dehydratase small subunit, translating to MAYDKFNILTSSAVPLPIENVDTDQIIPARFLKATKREGFGDNLFRDWRYNGDDTPKADFVLNDSTYSGKILVGGKNFGSGSSREHAAWAVYDYGFRAVVSSFFADIFKGNCLNIGVLPVQISPEFAETIFKAIEADPKTELEINLPNQTITLLSTGEKESFDINGYKKNNMINGFDDIDYLQNIKEDIVAFADKLPY from the coding sequence ATGGCATACGATAAATTTAATATACTTACTAGTAGTGCAGTGCCACTACCAATAGAAAACGTAGATACTGACCAAATCATCCCAGCTCGTTTCTTGAAAGCTACGAAGCGTGAAGGATTTGGAGATAATCTTTTCCGTGACTGGAGATACAATGGAGATGATACTCCAAAAGCAGATTTCGTTTTAAACGATTCAACTTACTCAGGAAAAATCTTGGTTGGAGGAAAAAACTTTGGTTCTGGTTCATCTCGTGAGCATGCTGCTTGGGCAGTTTATGATTACGGATTCCGTGCTGTGGTTTCTTCTTTCTTTGCAGATATCTTCAAAGGAAACTGTTTGAATATTGGTGTTTTACCAGTTCAAATTAGCCCCGAATTTGCAGAAACTATTTTCAAAGCAATCGAAGCTGATCCAAAAACAGAATTGGAAATCAACTTACCTAATCAAACAATTACTTTATTAAGTACTGGTGAAAAAGAATCTTTTGATATCAATGGATACAAAAAGAACAACATGATCAACGGTTTTGATGATATTGATTATTTACAAAACATTAAAGAAGACATTGTAGCTTTTGCCGACAAACTTCCTTACTAA